In Fusarium fujikuroi IMI 58289 draft genome, chromosome FFUJ_chr02, the genomic stretch ggaagaggaacgCCTGCAGCGCATTGAGCAGAAGCCTCTTCTGTCGCAATGCTATAACCTCTTCGATTTTGAGGCTGTCGCTCGGCGTGTGATGTCAAAGACTGCATGGGGATACTACTCCAGCGCTGCCGACGATGAGATTGTAAGTTTTCCTTGCACAACTACTCAGCAAGTTATCTAAATGTGAATAGACAATGCGGGAGAACCACAGCGCGTTCCATCGCATCTGGTTTCGTCCTCAAATCCTCGTCGACGTGGAAAACATCGACTTCTCAACCACCATGCTCGGCACAAAAACAGACATTCCCGTTTATGTGACTGCCACAGCCCTCGGTAAACTTGGTAACCCAGAGGGTGAAGTCGTCCTCACCCGCGCCGCAGCAAAGCACAACATCATTCAGATGATACCTACTCTTGCATCCTGCTCCTTTGACGAGATTGTGGACGCAAAAGCAGGCGATCAGATCCAGTGGCTGCAGCTCTACGTCAACAAGGACCGTGCTATCACTAAGAAGATCGTGCAGCATGCTGAGAAGCGTGGTTGCAAGGGTCTCTTCATCACCGTTGATGCGCCCCAGCTGGGACGTCGCGAGAAGGATATGAGATCTAAGTTTACCGATCCTGGTTCCCACGTCCAAGAGGGCACAGACACGGATAACAGCCAAGGTGCTGCGCGCGCTATCTCGACGTTCATTGACCCTGCACTGAGCTGGAAGGACATTGCCTGGTTCCAAAGTATTACATCCATGCCTATTATCCTCAAGGGTGTCCAGCGCGTCGAAGATGTCCTCAAGGCTATTGACTACGGCTGCCAGGGCGTTGTTCTCTCCAACCACGGAGGTCGTCAGCTTGAGTTTGCCCGGTCCGCCATTGAGGTTCTTGCCGAGACAATGCCTGTTCTCCGCGAGCGCGGTCTCGAGAACAAGATTGAGATTTTCATCGATGGCGGAATCCGTCGTGGAACTGATATCCTCAAGGCTCTCTGCCTAGGTGCTCGTGGCGTCGGTATCGGACGACCTTTCCTTTACGCCATGAGTGCTTATGGTGAGGCTGGTGTTGTACGAGCTATGCAGCTGCTGAAGGATGAGCTGGAAATGAACATGCGCCTCATTGGTGCTAGCAAGATCGAGGATTTGCATCCCGGTATGCTTGACCTGCGAAGTCTGTTCCAGCATTCTGCTGTACCATCGGATAATCTTTCATCTACTGTGTATGATCCTTTGTCTGTGCCTGCTCAGAGGCCCAAGGCTGGACCTAAGCAGGACACCCCCAAAGCGAAACTCTAGACAGAGCTGTGCTTGATGAGACTTGTTATTTGTTAATTTGTCGTGGCCTTGGATGTAGAGAGGTTTAGATACACGAGTTCTTTATAGCGTCGgaactttttataaaattaaggaTAAATTTCAACATCGCTATGCAACCAATGCTAATTTGACTCAATGCTATTCACAAATCTATGACCCTCCATAGTACCGTGCTCTTACAATCCTCTCATAAATTCTTGCAAAGACATTGGTTTTCTCACAGCGTTATTCAATCCTTCATGATACGTCACC encodes the following:
- a CDS encoding probable L-lactate dehydrogenase (cytochrome) produces the protein MVLKGGEVAEHNSAKSCWVIVHGKAYDVTEFLPEHPGGQKIILKYAGKDATEEYEPIHPPDTLDKYLDASKHLGPVDMGTVQQEKKEVDPEEEERLQRIEQKPLLSQCYNLFDFEAVARRVMSKTAWGYYSSAADDEITMRENHSAFHRIWFRPQILVDVENIDFSTTMLGTKTDIPVYVTATALGKLGNPEGEVVLTRAAAKHNIIQMIPTLASCSFDEIVDAKAGDQIQWLQLYVNKDRAITKKIVQHAEKRGCKGLFITVDAPQLGRREKDMRSKFTDPGSHVQEGTDTDNSQGAARAISTFIDPALSWKDIAWFQSITSMPIILKGVQRVEDVLKAIDYGCQGVVLSNHGGRQLEFARSAIEVLAETMPVLRERGLENKIEIFIDGGIRRGTDILKALCLGARGVGIGRPFLYAMSAYGEAGVVRAMQLLKDELEMNMRLIGASKIEDLHPGMLDLRSLFQHSAVPSDNLSSTVYDPLSVPAQRPKAGPKQDTPKAKL